The genomic interval CGTGCTGGCCATGCCCGACCCGCAGGCCGTCGACCTGCTCCCGTCCGGGGTCGCCGAGCAGCTGCTCCACGGCTCGGACTGGGACTGGCGGCCGAGCATCGCCGTCTACGCCGCGTGGACCGAGCGCTGCTGGCCCGAGGTCGACGGCGTGTTCGTCGACGGCTCGGCGGTCGTGGACTGGGTGGCCGACGACGGCCGCCGCCGCGGCGACGACGCCCCGGTGCTCGTGGCCCACACCACGCCCGTGTTCGCCGCGAGCCGGCTGGACGACCCCGGCTCGGCGGTGCCGCACGTGCTCGACGAGCTCGGCCGGGTGCTCGGGCGCGCCCTGGTGGAGCCGGAGTGGGCACGTGCCCACCGCTGGTCGCTGGCCAGCCCGTCCCGCAGCCGGCCGGCGCCGGACTTCGCCCTCACGGCCGACGGCACGGTGGGGGTGTGCGGCGACGCCTGGGGCGAGCGGTCGCGGGTCGAGGCGGCCTGGCTGTCCGGCACGCGGCTGGCGCAGGAGCTGGCCGGCCGTCTCGGGCTGCCGGGCTGAGCGCCTGCACTAGCCTGCTCGGGGCGCCACGGGCCTGCCGGCCCGACGCCCCGCCCTGCCACCGAGGACCGAGGAGTGCCGCGTGCCCGCAGTCGTCTTGATCGGTGCCCAGTGGGGTGACGAGGGCAAGGGCAAGGCCACCGACGCCCTCGGCTCGCGCGTGGACTACGTCGTCAAGTTCAACGGCGGCAACAACGCCGGCCACACGGTCGTGGTCGGCGACGAGAAGTACGCGCTGCACCTGCTCCCCTCGGGCATCCTCAGCCCGGGCGTGGTCCCCGTCATCGGCAACGGCGTGGTCATCGACCCCGAGGTGCTGTTCGAGGAGATCGACGGCCTCACCGCCCGCGGCGTCGACTGCTCCCGCCTGCTCGTCTCGGCCAACGCCCACGTCATCGCCACGTACCACCGCACCCTGGACAAGGTGAGCGAGCGGTTCCTCGGCAAGCAGCGCATCGGCACCACCGGCCGCGGCATCGGCCCGGCCTACGCGGACAAGATCAACCGCGTCGGGATCCGGGTGCAGGACCTGTTCGACGAGAAGATCCTCCGCCAGAAGATCGAGGGCGCGCTCGACCAGAAGAACCACCTGCTGGTCAAGGTCTACAACCGCCGCGCGATCACCGTCGACGAGATCGCGGACTCCCTGCTCGGCCTCGCCGACCGGCTCGAGCCGTACGTCGCGGACACCGGGCTGGTGCTCAACCAGGCGCTCGACGCGGGCCGGACGGTGCTCTTCGAGGGCGGCCAGGCCACGCTGCTCGACGTCGACCACGGCACCTACCCGTTCGTCACCAGCTCCAACGCGACCTCCGGCGGGGCCTGCACCGGCAGCGGCGTCGCGCCGAACCGGGTGGACCGGGTCATCGCCGTGGTCAAGGCCTACACGACCCGCGTCGGCGAGGGTCCCTTCCCCACCGAGCTGTTCGACGCCGACGGGGAGCGGCTGCGCGCGGTCGGGCACGAGTACGGCACGACGACCGGCCGGCCCCGCCGCTGCGGCTGGTACGACGCCGTCATCACCCGCTACGCCCAGCGCGTCAACGGGGTCACCGACTTCGTCGTCACCAAGCTCGACACCCTCACCGGCTTCGAGAAGATCCCGGTCTGCGTGGCCTACGACGTCGACGGCACGCGCTTCGACGAGATGCCGGTCAGCCAGACCGACTTCCACCACGCGAAGCCGGTCTACGAGCTGTTCGACGGCTGGACCGAGGACATCACCGGCGTCCGCCGGTTCGAGGACCTGCCCGCCGCGGCGCAGCGCTACGTCCTCGCGCTGGAGGAGATGAGCGGGTCCCGGATCAGCGCGGTCGGCGTCGGCCCGGGCCGCGAGGAGACCGTCGTCCGCCACGACCTGCTCGGCTGAGCGCGGGGCGGGACGGCGGCAGATCCCTCGTCCGGTCCGATGGGTGCTTAGCGCACCTAACTGTTAGCCTGGGCCCAGATGAGTACCGAGACCCTGCCCCCCGCCACCCGTCCGTCCACCAGGTCTTCCCGCGCCGGCTTCTTCTCCCGGCTCGGCCCGCGCGAGCTGGTCCTGCTCGCGGCCATCACCGCCGCGGGACCGCTGACGATCGACCTCTACCTGCCCGCGTACCCCACGCTGGCCGCGGAGTTCGGCGTCGCCGAGACCCAGGTGCAGCTCACGCTCACCGCCTGCGTGTTCGGTCTCGCGCTGGGCCAGCTGGTCATCGGCCCGGTCGCGGACCGGGTGGGCCGCCGGCTGCCGGTCGTCGTCGGCCTCGCCCTGTGGTCGGTGTCCTCCCTGCTCGTGGCCGCCGCCCCGACGCTGGCGCTGCTCACCGTGGGCCGGTTCGTCCAGGGCTTCGTCGTGGCGGCCGGGATGGTCACCGCGCGGGCGATCCTCCGGGACCTGTCGACGGGGCAGAACCTGGCCAGGGCCTTCGCCCGGATGTTCCTCGTCGTCGGTGCCGTGCCGATGGTGGCGCCGTTCCTCGGCTCGCTCATCCTCGAGCTGACCAGCTGGCGCGGGGTCTTCGTCCTGCTCGCCGTCATCGGGGTGCTGCTCGCGGTCGTCACCGCCGTGCTCCTGCCCGAGACGCTGCCGAAGGCCCAGCGGACCCCGGTCCCGGTCAGCCGGCTCGCGGGGACCTACGGCCGCCTGCTCGTCGACCGGGCGTTCATCGCGCCCGCGATGGTGGCGAGCCTCGCCTTCGCCGGGCTGTTCGTGTACATCAACGGCAGCTCGTTCGTGCTGCAGGAGCAGTACGGCGTCTCCCAGCTGCAGTACGGCATGGTGTTCGGGGCCGTGACGCTGTCGCTCATCGCCGGCAGCCAGGCCTCCAGCGTCCTCGTCGGCCGCTTCGGCCTGCTGTCGGTGCTGCGCGCCGCGCCCGTCATCGGCGCCGTCGCCATCGGCTCGGTGTTCGCGGTCTCGATGCTCGGCGACCTCCCGCTGCCCGTCCTCATCGCGGGCCTCGTCGTCGCCATGGGCGTCGTCGGCTTCGCCATGCCGGCCGCGTCGGCCCACGTGCTCGGCGCACAGCCCGCCGCCCGCGCGGGCCTCGCCTCCGGCCTGGTCGGCGTCCTGCAGTTCGCGGTGGGCGGCGCCGTCAGCCCGCTCGCCAGCGTCATGGGCACCGTGACGGCCAGCTCGATGACCGGGCTCATGGCGCTGCTGTTCGCGGCGTCGGCGGCCACGGCCTTCGCGGTGCGGGCCGACGCGCCCGCCGAGGAGTCCCCGGCGACCGCCACCTGACGAGCAAGGACGCTGCGGCCGCTACGGCCGCAGCAGCACCTTGACGGCCTCGCGGCGGTCCATCAGGTCGTAGGCCTGCGCGGCCTCGGCCAGCGGCAGCTCGCGGTCGAAGACGGCGCCGGGGGAGATGGACCCCGCGAGCACGCGGTGCAGAAGGTCGGGCAGGTAGGCCCGGACCGGCGCGATGCCCCCCGCGAGGCCGACGTTGTGCCGGAACATGCGGCGCACCGGGGGGGTCGCGCCGTGGGGGACCCCGACGAACCCCACCGTCGCGCCGGGGCGGGCCACGGCGAACGCCGTCGTCATGGACCCCTCCGTGCCGACGCACTCCAGCACGGCGTCGGCGCCCACCCCGTCGGTGAGGCCGAGCACCGCCTGCTCGCCGTCCTCGCCGCGCTCCGCGACGACGTCGGTGGCGCCGAACCGCACGGCGAGCGCCTGCCGGTCCGCGTGGCGGCTCATCACCACGACGCGGGCCGCGCCCTGCTGGACCGCCGACAGCACGCCGCAGAGCCCGACGGCGCCGTCGCCCACGACGACCACGGTGCTGCCCTCGCGGACCCCGGCCGAGCGGGCCGCGTGCCAACCGGTCCCCATGACGTCGCTGCAGGCGAGCAGGTCGCGCAGCAGGTCGCCGTCCGGAGGCGAGGCGGCGTCGTGGCCGGGGACGACGACGAGCGTGCCGTCGGCCTGCGGCACCCGGACCAGCTCGGCCTGCGCGCCGTGCTCGCCGCCGAACACCCCGCCCACCACGCACGAGGTGTGCACGCCGGCCAGGCAGTGGGCACAGCGCCCGCACGACCACGTGAAGGGCGCCACCACGACGTCGCCGACCGAGACCGCGCGCACGTCCGCGCCCACCTCCTCGACCACCCCGACGTGCTCGTGGCCGATGCCGTGCGGCTCGTCGACCGGGTTCTCGCCCCGGTAGGGCCACAGGTCCGAGCCGCAGACGCACGCGGCCAGCACCCGGACGACGGCCTCGTGCGGCGCCCGGACCACCGGGTCGGGGAGGGTCTCGGAGCGGATGTCGCGGGGGGCGTGGATGACGGTGGCTCGCACCCGGCGACCGTACGTGGATGCCGACGGCCGCGCCGCCCCAGGGGCGCTAGCCTCGCCCACCGTGCGGGTCCTCGTGGTCGGTCAGGGTGCCAGGGAGCACGCGCTCGTGCGGTCGCTCCTCGCCGAGGAGGGGGTCGACGCGGTCGTCGCCGGCCCCGGCAACCCGGGCATGGCCGCCGAGGGCGCGGACTGCCGCCACGTCGACCTGGCCGACCTCAGCGGGATCGCCGAGCTCGCCACCGCCGCGCTCGCCGACCTCGTCGTCGTCGGGCCCGAGGCGCCGCTGGTCGCCGGCGCCGCGGACATCCTCCGCAGCACCACCGGCATCCCGTGCTTCGGCCCGTCCGCCCCCGCGGCCCGGCTGGAGTCGAGCAAGGCCTTCGCCAAGGAGGTCATGGCAGCCGCCGGGGTGCCGACCGCGCGACCGGTCGTCTGCCACGACGTCGACCAGGTCGCCGCCGCGCTCGACGAGCTCGGTGCGCCGCACGTCGTCAAGGACGACGGGCTGGCCGCGGGCAAGGGCGTCGTCGTCACCGACGACCGCGCGGCAGCGCTGGCGCACGCGGCCGCCTGCTTCCAGCTGCCCGGCGGCACCGTCGTCATCGAGGAGTACCTGGACGGGCCCGAGGTGTCGGTGTTCTGCGTCTGCGACGGCACCGACGTCGTCGCGCTCGCGCCGGCGCAGGACTTCAAGCGGCTGCGCGACGGCGGCCAGGGGCCGAACACCGGCGGCATGGGCGCCTACGCCCCGCTGACCTGGCTGCCCGAGGGCTTCGTCGAGGACGTGCTCGAACGCGTGACGCGCCCGGTCCTGCGCGAGATGGCCTCCCGCGGGACGCCGTTCACCGGGGTGCTCTACGTGGGGCTGGCGCTCACGTCC from Aquipuribacter hungaricus carries:
- a CDS encoding NAD(P)/FAD-dependent oxidoreductase, translating into MPVSAADAPGRVLVVGGGISGVACARALQGSGADVRLVDRGRRLGGRMAARTVDTVVGRHVVDTGASYFTVRDEGFTAVVSDWQERGLAREWTDTFHLSDGDGLVGTKVGPVRWAAAGGLRSLVEDLAEGLDVEHPREVTEVVPVDAAEGGGVLVDGERYDGVVLAMPDPQAVDLLPSGVAEQLLHGSDWDWRPSIAVYAAWTERCWPEVDGVFVDGSAVVDWVADDGRRRGDDAPVLVAHTTPVFAASRLDDPGSAVPHVLDELGRVLGRALVEPEWARAHRWSLASPSRSRPAPDFALTADGTVGVCGDAWGERSRVEAAWLSGTRLAQELAGRLGLPG
- a CDS encoding adenylosuccinate synthase, whose amino-acid sequence is MPAVVLIGAQWGDEGKGKATDALGSRVDYVVKFNGGNNAGHTVVVGDEKYALHLLPSGILSPGVVPVIGNGVVIDPEVLFEEIDGLTARGVDCSRLLVSANAHVIATYHRTLDKVSERFLGKQRIGTTGRGIGPAYADKINRVGIRVQDLFDEKILRQKIEGALDQKNHLLVKVYNRRAITVDEIADSLLGLADRLEPYVADTGLVLNQALDAGRTVLFEGGQATLLDVDHGTYPFVTSSNATSGGACTGSGVAPNRVDRVIAVVKAYTTRVGEGPFPTELFDADGERLRAVGHEYGTTTGRPRRCGWYDAVITRYAQRVNGVTDFVVTKLDTLTGFEKIPVCVAYDVDGTRFDEMPVSQTDFHHAKPVYELFDGWTEDITGVRRFEDLPAAAQRYVLALEEMSGSRISAVGVGPGREETVVRHDLLG
- a CDS encoding Bcr/CflA family efflux MFS transporter; translated protein: MSTETLPPATRPSTRSSRAGFFSRLGPRELVLLAAITAAGPLTIDLYLPAYPTLAAEFGVAETQVQLTLTACVFGLALGQLVIGPVADRVGRRLPVVVGLALWSVSSLLVAAAPTLALLTVGRFVQGFVVAAGMVTARAILRDLSTGQNLARAFARMFLVVGAVPMVAPFLGSLILELTSWRGVFVLLAVIGVLLAVVTAVLLPETLPKAQRTPVPVSRLAGTYGRLLVDRAFIAPAMVASLAFAGLFVYINGSSFVLQEQYGVSQLQYGMVFGAVTLSLIAGSQASSVLVGRFGLLSVLRAAPVIGAVAIGSVFAVSMLGDLPLPVLIAGLVVAMGVVGFAMPAASAHVLGAQPAARAGLASGLVGVLQFAVGGAVSPLASVMGTVTASSMTGLMALLFAASAATAFAVRADAPAEESPATAT
- a CDS encoding alcohol dehydrogenase catalytic domain-containing protein; this translates as MRATVIHAPRDIRSETLPDPVVRAPHEAVVRVLAACVCGSDLWPYRGENPVDEPHGIGHEHVGVVEEVGADVRAVSVGDVVVAPFTWSCGRCAHCLAGVHTSCVVGGVFGGEHGAQAELVRVPQADGTLVVVPGHDAASPPDGDLLRDLLACSDVMGTGWHAARSAGVREGSTVVVVGDGAVGLCGVLSAVQQGAARVVVMSRHADRQALAVRFGATDVVAERGEDGEQAVLGLTDGVGADAVLECVGTEGSMTTAFAVARPGATVGFVGVPHGATPPVRRMFRHNVGLAGGIAPVRAYLPDLLHRVLAGSISPGAVFDRELPLAEAAQAYDLMDRREAVKVLLRP
- the purD gene encoding phosphoribosylamine--glycine ligase, with the translated sequence MRVLVVGQGAREHALVRSLLAEEGVDAVVAGPGNPGMAAEGADCRHVDLADLSGIAELATAALADLVVVGPEAPLVAGAADILRSTTGIPCFGPSAPAARLESSKAFAKEVMAAAGVPTARPVVCHDVDQVAAALDELGAPHVVKDDGLAAGKGVVVTDDRAAALAHAAACFQLPGGTVVIEEYLDGPEVSVFCVCDGTDVVALAPAQDFKRLRDGGQGPNTGGMGAYAPLTWLPEGFVEDVLERVTRPVLREMASRGTPFTGVLYVGLALTSEGPKVVEFNVRFGDPEAQVVLARLRSPLSGLLLAAAQGRLAEHVAAHGAPVEDGAAVAVVVAAPGYPADVRTGDAVLGLDEAAAVPGAHVLHAGTALRDGHLVTSGGRVLTVVGTGDDVAAARSVAYEAVQHVHVPGGQLRLDVAAEG